The proteins below are encoded in one region of Apium graveolens cultivar Ventura chromosome 4, ASM990537v1, whole genome shotgun sequence:
- the LOC141718475 gene encoding uncharacterized protein LOC141718475 encodes MRLRCGMNAEENQKITEFAKWVLDVGDRKVENIHPNNIYKDPEIIIPRKYMVEKKTNTVKDIVDVTYPDFMKNYTTESYLKKRAILTPINAIIDEVNSHVLNLIPGITHSYLSQDSIDTETGNNDNDYESSFPIEYLSSINMPSIPKHDLKLKVGAVVMLMRNLNQIMGLCNGTRMVLTKCPKNNVECQLLTGSHAGTKVLIPRIEMEPTYNTFLLYLREFNSLCKSVSQ; translated from the coding sequence ATGCGTCTAAGATGCGGTATGAATGCTGAAGAGAACCAGAAAATTACAGAATTTGCAAAATGGGTTCTTGATGTCGGCGACAGAAAGGTGGAGAATATACATCCAAATAACATTTATAAGGATCCAGAAATCATCATTCCAAGGAAATATATGGTGGAGAAGAAAACCAACACAGTGAAAGATATTGTTGATGTCACCTATCCAGATTTTATGAAAAACTACACTACTGAATCATATCTCAAGAAAAGAGCCATCCTTACGCCGATAAATGCAATTATTGATGAAGTAAATTCTCATGTTTTAAATCTAATTCCAGGTATTACGCATTCTTACCTTAGCCAAGATTCTATTGATACTGAGACAGGAAACAATGATAATGACTATGAATCTTCTTTCCCAATTGAGTATCTCAGTTCAATTAATATGCCTTCCATTCCGAAGCATGATTTGAAATTAAAGGTAGGAGCTGTAGTCATGTTGATGAGGAATCTTAACCAGATAATGGGTTTGTGTAATGGTACACGAATGGTTTTGACAAAATGTCCGAAGAACAATGTGGAGTGCCAACTGTTAACAGGATCCCATGCAGGCACAAAGGTTCTAATACCAAGGATCGAGATGGAACCGACTTATAACACTTTCCTTTTGTATTTAAGAGAATTCAATTCCCTCTGCAAATCTGTTTCGCAATGA
- the LOC141718476 gene encoding uncharacterized protein LOC141718476, whose amino-acid sequence MLLLRNKGATSFRDLRTINGQTYKTYKEACEVIGLLKDDNQWHFALRENAESGMPFQLRSMFVHILTNYPVADLLKLWTDNWKFLFDDILYNKWKKSGNVELKLSDADLENYTLAEVEKLLNGVGESLKYFPNMPYSEDIYMHSMTNRLIKETGYDKNQQFEEHSKNFQSLNSEQLQVYNSVLEAVNKGEGGKIVLPVASSGIAETLLPGGRTSHSRFHIPLKLDRYFVAGIKHRSDIAELIKNIGLVIWDEAPMQHRHAFKSVDRYFRDIMASVHPRNKNIPFGGITVIFGGNFWQILPVIPKASKTRVVQSSLNQSSLCNYCKVFMLH is encoded by the exons ATGCTTCTTTTGCGCAATAAAGGTGCGACTTCTTTTCGTGATTTGAGAACTATTAATGGTCAAACATATAAGACATATAAAGAAGCATGTGAGGTAATTGGTCTCCTTAAGGATGACAATCAATGGCACTTTGCACTTCGAGAAAATGCAGAATCTGGCATGCCTTTCCAGCTTCGTTCAATGTTTGTTCATATATTGACCAACTATCCAGTAGCAGATCTGCTTAAATTGTGGACCGATAACTGGAAATTTTTGTTTGATGACATTTTGTACAACAAATGGAAGAAGTCCGGTAATGTGGAGCTCAAACTTTCTGACGCTGATTTAGAGAACTATACACTTGCAg AGGTAGAAAAGCTGTTAAATGGTGTTGGCGAGTCACTAAAATATTTTCCAAATATGCCATATTCTGAAGATATCTACATGCATAGTATGACTAACCGGCTAATTAAGGAGACCGGATATGACAAGAATCAACAATTTGAAGAGCATTCCAAAAACTTCCAGAGTTTAAATAGTGAGCAACTACAGGTGTACAATTCAGTATTAGAAGCTGTAAATAAAGGAGAAGGAG GCAAAATAGTACTTCCAGTAGCATCATCTGGCATAGCTGAAACACTTCTTCCGGGTGGTAGAACATCTCACTCTCGATTTCACATCCCGCTAAAATTGGATCGATACTTTGTGGCAGGTATTAAGCACAGATCTGACATTGCTGAATTAATAAAGAATATCGGTTTAGTCATATGGGATGAAGCTCCAATGCAGCATCGCCATGCTTTTAAATCTGTTGATCGCTACTTTAGAGATATAATGGCATCAGTTCATCCTAGAAATAAGAATATTCCATTTGGCGGAATAACGGTTATTTTTGGAGGCAATTTTTGGCAAATCTTGCCTGTTATTCCAAAGGCTTCTAAAACAAGAGTTGTGCAATCTTCTCTTAACCAGTCAAGCCTCTGCAACTATTGCAAAGTTTTTATGCTCCACTAG